A single window of Onychostoma macrolepis isolate SWU-2019 chromosome 16, ASM1243209v1, whole genome shotgun sequence DNA harbors:
- the fbxo43 gene encoding F-box only protein 43 isoform X2, giving the protein MEVKSGKHQTGSINEPKREAVVSLVWCETPKLIRKDASLRRRLLVSRSSSEATPGDVSRDHLTRESFDSPDVSPTGPLSYSTLKADDFVFSCRKRRLLFSQAVTSTLETGRSGVRLSPMPFQNQALTEPDLDESIIAGLPSSPQIDNFTPMTAKAFRSPVIADTSSLTPTSEDSGFSSLGLDKSHDDSVDHDGSFQELMLHTSSCGKDKRRSRLERQRRLSTLREGGSQSEDGPKSQRTEPRASKDEVFLDGTPLSAATLKMQDLSLTPALQAVHTISLQRTSLEELLRDGPVATSLPLAGLIGRKMGLDKVDVVTELRMRNLRHVLAVILSLLSAADIYRFGQVSDDWNDVISEDKRAAHRRRSHIRELKVTLEIKRNAYRFETTWVADRLMFRMRTPGQRWRADPLWAAYRLRPERPTNTRLAPRPRAAAGDAAPNACSSCRWLRLC; this is encoded by the exons ATGGAGGTGAAGTCTGGGAAACATCAGACGGGCTCAATTAACGAGCCAAAGCGGGAAGCTGTCGTATCGTTAGTCTGGTGCGAGACTCCAAAGTTGATCAGGAAGGATGCATCGCTACGCCGGCGCCTGCTCGTGTCCCGCTCCTCGTCCGAAGCTACGCCTGGAGACGTCTCTAGAGATCACCTGACCCGCGAGAGCTTCGACTCCCCAGACGTCAGCCCGACCGGGCCTTTGTCTTACAGCACTTTAAAAGCAGACGACTTTGTGTTCTCCTGTCGGAAGCGCCGTCTCCTGTTCTCCCAGGCCGTCACGTCCACGCTGGAGACCGGCAGGAGTGGCGTTCGTTTGAGCCCGATGCCGTTTCAGAACCAGGCCCTCACTGAACCGGATCTGGATGAAAGCATCATAGCCGGTCTTCCCAGCTCGCCGCAAATCGATAACTTCACGCCAATGACTGCAAAGGCCTTCCGGTCGCCCGTGATAGCAGACACGTCCTCGCTTACACCCACCTCTGAGGACAGCGGCTTCAGCTCTTTGGGTCTGGATAAATCGCACGACGACTCTGTGGACCACGACGGCTCCTTCCAGGAGCTGATGCTACATACGAGCTCATGCGGGAAAGACAAGAGACGCTCGCGGCTGGAGAGACAGCGCAGACTGTCCACGCTCCGAGAGGGAGGCTCGCAGTCGGAGGACGGGCCCAAGAGCCAGCGGACGGAGCCTCGCGCCAGTAAAGACGAGGTGTTTTTGGACGGGACGCCGCTGAGTGCTGCCACGCTGAAGATGCAGGACCTGTCTCTGACTCCGGCGCTGCAGGCCGTTCACACCATTAGCCTTCAGCGGACCAGTTTAGAGGAGCTGCTCCGAGACGGGCCCGTCGCAACCAGCCTGCCGCTCGCAGGACTCATCGGACGCAAAATGGGCCTAGACAAGGTGGACGTCGTCACAGAGCTGAGGATGAGAAACCTGAGACACGTGCTAGCGGTTATCTTGAGTCTCCTGTCTGCAGCTGACATCTACAG GTTCGGCCAGGTGTCTGATGACTGGAACGACGTCATCTCAGAAGATAAGAGAGCTGCTCACAGGAGAAGAAGCCACATCAGAGAGCTCAAGGTCACACTGGAG ATAAAAAGAAATGcgtacaggtttgaaacgacatg GGTGGCAGACCGGCTCATGTTCCGGATGCGGACACCAGGTCAGCGCTGGCGTGCCGATCCGCTCTGGGCAGCGTACAGGCTCAGGCCCGAACGCCCCACAAACACCCGCCTTGCACCCCGACCCAGAGCAGCGGCCGGCGATGCAGCTCCAAACGCATGCAGTTCCTGCAG GTGGCTGAGACTCTGTTGA
- the fbxo43 gene encoding F-box only protein 43 isoform X1, with protein MEVKSGKHQTGSINEPKREAVVSLVWCETPKLIRKDASLRRRLLVSRSSSEATPGDVSRDHLTRESFDSPDVSPTGPLSYSTLKADDFVFSCRKRRLLFSQAVTSTLETGRSGVRLSPMPFQNQALTEPDLDESIIAGLPSSPQIDNFTPMTAKAFRSPVIADTSSLTPTSEDSGFSSLGLDKSHDDSVDHDGSFQELMLHTSSCGKDKRRSRLERQRRLSTLREGGSQSEDGPKSQRTEPRASKDEVFLDGTPLSAATLKMQDLSLTPALQAVHTISLQRTSLEELLRDGPVATSLPLAGLIGRKMGLDKVDVVTELRMRNLRHVLAVILSLLSAADIYRFGQVSDDWNDVISEDKRAAHRRRSHIRELKVTLEGGRPAHVPDADTRSALACRSALGSVQAQARTPHKHPPCTPTQSSGRRCSSKRMQFLQVAETLLSDEYLKPCPRCERPARCHALRGEGQCSWSDCSFRFCTACSCAVHGARDCTHLSAKRRSKRDVLPGSAQSKRNVRRL; from the exons ATGGAGGTGAAGTCTGGGAAACATCAGACGGGCTCAATTAACGAGCCAAAGCGGGAAGCTGTCGTATCGTTAGTCTGGTGCGAGACTCCAAAGTTGATCAGGAAGGATGCATCGCTACGCCGGCGCCTGCTCGTGTCCCGCTCCTCGTCCGAAGCTACGCCTGGAGACGTCTCTAGAGATCACCTGACCCGCGAGAGCTTCGACTCCCCAGACGTCAGCCCGACCGGGCCTTTGTCTTACAGCACTTTAAAAGCAGACGACTTTGTGTTCTCCTGTCGGAAGCGCCGTCTCCTGTTCTCCCAGGCCGTCACGTCCACGCTGGAGACCGGCAGGAGTGGCGTTCGTTTGAGCCCGATGCCGTTTCAGAACCAGGCCCTCACTGAACCGGATCTGGATGAAAGCATCATAGCCGGTCTTCCCAGCTCGCCGCAAATCGATAACTTCACGCCAATGACTGCAAAGGCCTTCCGGTCGCCCGTGATAGCAGACACGTCCTCGCTTACACCCACCTCTGAGGACAGCGGCTTCAGCTCTTTGGGTCTGGATAAATCGCACGACGACTCTGTGGACCACGACGGCTCCTTCCAGGAGCTGATGCTACATACGAGCTCATGCGGGAAAGACAAGAGACGCTCGCGGCTGGAGAGACAGCGCAGACTGTCCACGCTCCGAGAGGGAGGCTCGCAGTCGGAGGACGGGCCCAAGAGCCAGCGGACGGAGCCTCGCGCCAGTAAAGACGAGGTGTTTTTGGACGGGACGCCGCTGAGTGCTGCCACGCTGAAGATGCAGGACCTGTCTCTGACTCCGGCGCTGCAGGCCGTTCACACCATTAGCCTTCAGCGGACCAGTTTAGAGGAGCTGCTCCGAGACGGGCCCGTCGCAACCAGCCTGCCGCTCGCAGGACTCATCGGACGCAAAATGGGCCTAGACAAGGTGGACGTCGTCACAGAGCTGAGGATGAGAAACCTGAGACACGTGCTAGCGGTTATCTTGAGTCTCCTGTCTGCAGCTGACATCTACAG GTTCGGCCAGGTGTCTGATGACTGGAACGACGTCATCTCAGAAGATAAGAGAGCTGCTCACAGGAGAAGAAGCCACATCAGAGAGCTCAAGGTCACACTGGAG GGTGGCAGACCGGCTCATGTTCCGGATGCGGACACCAGGTCAGCGCTGGCGTGCCGATCCGCTCTGGGCAGCGTACAGGCTCAGGCCCGAACGCCCCACAAACACCCGCCTTGCACCCCGACCCAGAGCAGCGGCCGGCGATGCAGCTCCAAACGCATGCAGTTCCTGCAG GTGGCTGAGACTCTGTTGAGCGACGAGTATCTGAAGCCGTGTCCGCGCTGTGAGCGTCCGGCGCGCTGTCACGCTCTCCGCGGCGAGGGTCAGTGCAGCTGGAGCGACTGCAGCTTCCGCTTCTGCACGGCCTGCTCCTGCGCGGTCCACGGAGCCAGAGACTGCACACACCTGTCTGCCAAACGCCGGAGCAAGAGAGACGTGCTTCCCGGCAGCGCACAGAGCAAACGCAACGTCCGGCGGCtctga